The genomic window TATAAATTTGTGCACTCTTTTCTTCCTCTTATAGCAGCAGCCACAAAGCCCTTGTGTGCGCTGAAAATGGACTGCTTTTATGATTGGTTCATTGTCAGTAGCATTTTTCTTTGGCTATGCTAAATAAATTGAACTAAACATGCCCTCACCCTCCTCTTTGTTGTTATCGAATATGCTTCCTATTTGATTAGGATTGGCTTTGCAGTCATTTTTCGATGAGAAGCAAAGAATATGTAGGTTCTTTAGCAGTCAAATTTCCCAAGGTCTggctttttcaataataaatttCTTCAATATTGAAGCACTTAGATTCTGGATTGTCAAGGTGAGAGGTTTCTAGCTGAAGCCCCTTCATTGGGAATCTTTACGCTGTAACTGCATTAACAATCGTTGGTTTGCTGAAGTTGGTAAGCTCAGTGCTGTGAAGGGAAGCTGCTAGGAACTGGATTAGTTATCCAGTGGATAAAATATTAAACGAGAAAAAGGGAGAGCAACAATGCTATATGCATCATTTAAAATCAACCCAAAGGAGGTTTGCTTCTCTGTTTCAGAGTTAATTATCAACCTGATACCAAAATCCATTAAGGATTTTATGATGGATAGGAATGGAGACTAATCGTCTAAAGATGGACTATAGAGTGGTTTGGTTCAATGGGTCGAACCTGATGAGGATAAGATTGTTAAGAGAAAGAAatgcttttgtttttgtttcttcttttacaTGCTTGGTCTAATTTTGTGCAAGGAAAGAAAGTATTACTCCTTTTATGTACCACTGCCCACTGGTGCATCTAAGAGGCATTCGCAAATCAGTTACTGGCAGAAATTCCTAAATTGTATTCTGTTTAGCACCTTAGCTATTCCCATGGATACAGGACCAAATTACAAGCTACGTCTAAGCAGTTTTATGAGTTCATTTCAAAGGTGGACTGGAATACTGCTAGAGCTGCTGAGATTTAGCAATAGATTGATGGTTAATAGTTGTTTTGATCCTTAAGCAATTCTAACAGATGCTGATTCATGACATTCGAAGTAAATTCCGTAGATTACTGTTTGACATATGTTCTTCTTGCAGTTTAATGCCTTGAAAGGAAACCTAAGGCATTTCAGCCTGATTCCACCAGGTGGTGGTGGTATCCTGACGCATTCTTTGGCACATATTGCATCCTGGTTAAAGGTGACAAAAAATGGGATTGACTTTTCACATAATAATAGATCCAAGTCCCTGAAAGAATCTCATGCTTGCCTTTTGACTATCTAATAGGTAAAAGAAGTTGACGAATCTAGTGAAGGGATCGAGAGTATAATCAGTAGAGTTGAAAATTACTTGGCTGAAGGAAAGCTTGTTGAAGCAGCTTCCATTCTTGAACAAGGTGTCAAAGGTAGCCAAGCGGAGGAGATTATTGGTGATTGGGTGAAACGAGCGAGGAATAGGGCCATCACGGAGCAAGCATTAACAATACTTCAATCTTATGCTACTTGCATCAGTCTTACCTAATCTCCCAGTCCTGAATATTTGGTTCCCCTCAGGTATGGAACTTTAAAACCTCATTGAATTAGCGGTTAAAGGTAAAGAAATTTTCTGGCTTTCCTAGTCAACATAACAGCAACCATATCTGTCTTTTTGCTTTTGGGAAACCTATATcacgatttttttttctttaaactgTGTAGATCGTCCCCACGATCCtccaaataaaattttggtttccATATTTTTTAGAGGCCTTCATTTTGCAAGTAAACTTATGATTATTATAAACAACAGGCGTTCTATAGAGCCAATTTCTTGTTCTCTTATGAAGATTGTAATAACGATGCATCATTTTCTTGAACATATGTTAGGTGAGAGTTCAGTTTAGTTGATTCATGCAGCTACACTAGGACCTAGGTGAGAGTTCAGTTTAGTTGATTCATGCAGCTACACTAGGACCTATCCTAGGGATGTGTTGTCTTGGGCAAGGAGGTTTTTTAAATTCGGACCAACTTGGCTCGAATTATTGTTTAAtaataactatttttattttaatctaaaatatgaATTTCAGAGTTATTAGTTGGATATATACATATACTGATGAGAGAGGGTATTGTAAGCAAACAGATTAGCTAAACACAGACACATGTCATGTTGGTTGCGTTGTTGTATGGTTCTGTGTTTTTAAATGAACGGGTTGGTATATATATATCGTCTCCTCCACtgttattaattttgatttaaggtGAAATTGTTGAACATgtcctaattttaattttaattttaattttaattttaataactacaATATTTTTCgttgaaacaaaattttaagtttaatttatagcTGAATAACCTTTTCTTTTCTAGAAGTTGACACCACTCTCCGTaaattgtttctttctttttctcttaatttctGTCAAAAGAAATATTGCTTTAAAaagtaagaaaatatttttttttaaaaagtgtaaATGCCAAAAACctcgtaaaataattaaaaagttgaCTAAATCTTTCATTAAAAACCACACCTAATTGAAcctttaaaattatgaaatacattaacttcaaaataaaaattatgaaacacTTAATCAAGTCTTTGAAATATTGTTTATCATCAAAGCTTTTTGATGGATTGATATGAAAAAATGATAATATGGTAGTAAGTTAGAAATTAAAAAGAGAATattgaaatattataaaattattaaagattacaaaaataatttataaaatttataaaaaaatattaaagagttactaaaaattatttaaatattatagaaCTTCTagaaaatcatataaaatatagaaaattattaaaaaatagttataaaattatagaaaaattataaaaatgagaaattatagaaattatgaaaattctacaaaaaaattACTACTTTTTTTCCTTATACTATGCTTAGGTCACAAATATATTTTCTTGACGGTTTGCTAAacgaatgaaaaataaaattaaaaaaatttagaaaaaaaaatattttcttttggctAGTCCAAGATGCTGAACAACaaagtttgatttttgaaaaacaccaTTATTTTGGGAATGTACACGCGGTAAAAATTTTACGCCAATCAATTGAGATATGGTATGCTACAAGTGAATATTTGCGACAATAAATGAATTCTAATTTTAGAATGATTGACCCGTTTAACCCTGTCCATATAATATCTTTTTTAGGAGCTAGAGAAATGCATTTAAGTAAACGTTTAATGGTATTAATTTATTCaaggttttaattaatttctttaactGAGTAATGGtgtacttaaaaataaaaaattatatttagtgGGAATAAACAAACATGGCATCACATTGAAGTCCCCAGCCAATGATTGAAAattgatatatgaaaatgatgggaTTAGTGTCTTAATCAAATGTCACAGCATGGGCCTTTGCCTGGGTTCATTTATGAGTTGAGTCTCAATCATAAATCAAGTTCCATGAAAGAATCTATACCAATAAACAACATTAGGGAGatcataatatatattttgtaccaCATCAATGATTTATTGATAATTTCGACATTTGtaacatgctatttttagctTAGGAATCTTAATTTACGTGATTTTGAGTTGGAatcaattttgattttaaaaatggaGTCCTTTCGAGTTTAAATTAGGTTAGTTATTTAAGTTTTCAATTGAgctttttaaattatataatctcAAGTTGATATAATTTAGATTTAACTCGTCTCATATTTAGATCATTTTAgattaaaatcattttagttttattttaaatttaaactactttgaattaaaattattttaaacttacATGGGTTTCAAGTTTGAATTGTTAATTTTTATGATTCAATTAAATTTGATCAGATTCAGTTTTAAGTTGATTAAGTCATATTTTCAAATTCAAGTTAAAATTGATAGCTTAATTGTATCATATTTTAAGTTCTCCTTTAATACTATTGTTTAGGCAACCAAAAAATTAAGATGGctactgatttttttttaattttaaaattttagattaataaatttaataaataattttctctatgttaataatcaaatttaaattttattatttaaaaaataaagggagtaaattattaaaaataaaaattaaattacaaatttataaagaatacatatacttgtattatattttaatcaagtaaaaaatgttaataacaggacatttttattttttagggttaaatataaaattggtacaAAAAATTATCCACTTCTCTCAAATTGatacttataattttttatgtccCAGATTGGTACTCAAACTTTTTTTCCATCCATGAAATTAGATTGACATCAGCAAAAACATGTTTGTTTAGGATTGTAGAGTCAACAACATAAAGTGGACGGAAAAAAAGTTGAACGACCAATATGAGAGAAGTGAATAAGTTTAAGTCtcaattttgtatttatatgtttttaatcaaatatgtaaagtttttaaactttttatttaaacAGTTCAACTAACactcatttaattttaatataaattttttataaaaatatttttacataaaattttgacaatAATCTCGGAAGTTTTAAAAATTCTTACAATATGGACAGCATATGAATGGTGAGTGAAATTAAATTAGGCAAGGGCAACTTGGTCCGTGAAATAAGTTTAGAGACAAAAAGTAATGCATTATTAGAAGGaactaattaatgattaaattaaaagaattgtaCTTATTAGGTGTATCTTACTGTCTAGGAGAAGCCTAATTTTGCCTTGACACAATCACAGTATCTATTATTGTTACCACAAAAACAGAATATCCAGTCAATTAAGAGAGAGGACCATTACCCAGGGTTTCTTTTTTGGCTTGCCTAATTTTaaacctcttttcttttttttgcttaatcaatatttatatttttttattaatttgattaactTAAATTTCACCAAGAAgagttaaataattatttttttaaacaggaatattgattaaaatattaattttttaataatattactgTAGCAACTCACGAGACAGTCCATGTATATTTCATGCTAACATAAaactatttataaaatattaaaacaacaaaaattcagaattcaaataaaaaatttataaaaaattcataattttttttaaaaaaaacatggaGTATACGTAGCTTGTCATGCCTGTAATGTTTAAAAAACTAACATTTTACTTCTAAAAACAActaacattttaataaatatttacgtacAAAAAAAATTCGGCTCTTTTTGAATGGTTAATGATCAAATTCGactatttttaaaagattaaaagtaaaatttaactaaaaaaccTAATtagcaaaaaattaaatttaccattatatattttttaattactttctttttctttttcatatttattgGTTAGTGGATCATGGTACACAATATTGTAAGATTGGAATGgaattgttaaaaataaaattagaaaatttaaatttaaattatttttcatcgAATGAACCTAAAATTctcaatttaaccaaataattttaatgaccgaaattcaatttaatttacacgcaatttatcattaattaaatttgtttgcATTTACATTACACATTCTAAATATTAGAGGGCAAATTATACAAATGATCATTTAATTATATTCacatctaattttaaaaatttttaattttaacaccAATGTATGAATTCGTTCCTGTTTTGATCACCCGCCATTAAATTGATTACGTAACGTCTTTTTCTAACTAATACaataacacatttagtcatcAATACTTTCATATTCTATCGATTTGATCTTAactctaaataattcaataaatttaatccttcacatttacaaattttatcaatttgattctcaaacttcctaaccaaagttttcaacttttaaaatacaGGTACTCCACATCTATTAATTGTGTTATTTATGGTTGAAATTATCTAATTCTATACAtaacccttttattttatatttttaagaagttagtgttagaaattaactaaacaccattaaaaataatagaaaatataaattttagaattataatatatactaataatatataaataatttaatatttttgaaagtaaTTCTTCACCCTGACTagcataattttagtttttaattaatttagtaaataatttgACACTAAATTAGATTAATAGTTATACACATTGCTTATTgtggatttaaaaattaaaagcaaataattaaaaataaatagaacaaatagtaatctcttaatcaatttataaaataaaaaaatcattatcaatGTAACAAATGGACATTCAAttaattcttttacatttttttcttgtgaaaaattaaatgttcataatttttcttatataattattgattgaacaacTGGATTTTTTCATGACATATTTTTTAAGCCTTAATTTCCAATTTGAAGAACCAACTTCGAGGACTATTTCTAAGTATCTTGATGGGAATATCATACTGTTATCAAGAGtaaatctaaattattttttaaaaggtttttccattttcttttgtcaaaattttgtgaatcaaagtgttataaaatattatatttagaagaagactaatgagaaaaagaaaagccaATAAAGTTTCAAGATAAACTCATTGTATCAAGAATTGACTTGGCAAATGACTcgttagtttcttttctttttttgcgtTTTACAAATTTACAGATGTGGAATGTCTCTATTTAAAAACTTGAaagctttgagtagaaagtccgaggattaaattatagaatttgtaaatgtgaagggttaaatttattgaattatttggaAGTAGTATctaattgatagaatatgtaagtattgaaGACTAAATATATTATTCTACTAGTTAAAAAAATGCTTTCAATTAACCGCGAGTGACTAAAACagaaataaattcaaatattagtatctaaattgaaaagttttaagatTAGATGGGAACACAAACATAATTGGGATGCGTGGATAATTTTAATTCATGTTAGAAAATTATTCGAATTATGAACGTTACAAAAGCCGAGCTCAAAACACAAGAAGCCAAGCTGAGCCGAGCCGACCCGAAAAGTAGACCCTTCAAGTTGTCGGTGGTTCACTGAAAGCGTCGGCTGTAACTGTAAGCGAGCTgatttaaaaaggaaaaggaaaaattagaaCAGAGAGAAAAAGTAGaagaacaaatataaaatatgtatatataggaGTATTTATCTTTTCATCATTTCTCTAGTTATTGTTTTTCTCATATCAAATCAAGAATTGATTAATTGTTCTCTCTTTAAAGGTTTGCTTCTCTACATCTCTTTTTTTAATTCTTTGCATCGAGTTTTGATTCtttaattctttatttaattctttaatttagtGGAAAACAATTCATTTCAGTTTTCTGTTTTCTCtcctaatgaaaagaaaaaatcagAGTGTTGGAAATGTGATTCATTTCTCGATTCGTTTTCTTTCGTTTTAGTTTACTAGTATTAGCTGCATTGGATTTTTGCTCTTTCGAGATACACTTATTGTTGAATTATGATGATTTATGCTTGATCTGGATTTGATTGATAGATTTCTCATTTAATTTATTTCGGTTACTGTTTGGCAggatattttaatgttttgacgACGCGTAGTGGCTGAATCTGGAGAGGGGCTAAGTTTTTTCTTAGATTCAGCGAATCTTGCACTAAAGAAGCAAAGCTGGCAGCGACACTCGCTTGGCGGTTTGCTGCTAACAATAGCAGCGGCCTTGCTGCTAATGATATGGTATGTTTCTAGTTTTTAGACTTCAGTCTTTGGATAATTTAGCATTAAGGGTATGGATTGTGAATTTATGATATTTTCCAATTATGAAGTTTAGGTGGTCTTTTTTCTACTGTATTTAGATCTCATTTTGCAATCATTGGTAATAAATAAATGCATCCTTTTAGTAGATAATTTGTTTCTTTAAGCTGGGAAAACAGTGTATCTGGCGGCGATCATTTGGAAATGCAATTCAATAGtaataaaatctgaaaaaaatttgaatgatGAGACCCCAAAATTTTATTGTAATGTGTTGGTTGAAtgcctttttctctttttggaaATATATTTATACTGATATTTAAGATCTGATGTTCGAACATGCTAGCTTGGATTAATGCTGTCTGTTGGCTCCATTTCTTTTAAAGTTTCCCTTTTccatagagatcagtttagagaTATATGCTTAGTGATGCTTCTGTCGCTGTATTCTCTGATTTTCTCCAACTACCATATGGTAGGTAATTGGTATTATTGGAGTCTCCAAGACCACAAACTCCCCCCTCCCCCTTCTCTTTGACCCACTcatctctgaaaaagaaaaaaaatggggaAATGAAATACTAAATGTATATGTCAACTTCATCTAACCCCTGGAATTATCATCAGGGATGTGAGTTACCTAAATACCCTTGGATCTGATTTCTCCAATGCTTTTCTTGTATATGTTCTCTATATCTTGTTGTAGCTTCTTATGGTCATCGtatattatgtttttttctttcacATGGCTAGTTCAATGTGGCGAATGTCTAGTTGTAAGCATTTTACATCATTACATTCCTATGTCTATGGTTGCAGGAAAAAAATGGGGATGCCAAACTTCAAGATTCGGAGCTCCCAACTCCACATTCAGTTATGAAAATGGGTTTGAGGTTGGTTTATGCTTTATTATTTGTAAATATTGTGCAAGGATAGGAGGAACATTGCAGCATGAAGAACCGAGCATATGTGATTAAGTAATTCTTTGCTTGGAGTCGTTTACTAAATTTGGAACAGACTAAATTTTCTGTACAAAAACAGCATAAAGTTTCTCCTTTTTGGCAATGATAGCATACTGCTTAGCTAACTACTTATGTTGTCATTCTAGCTTCCGCACAGAATATATATGTTGCCTTCCTTTGGTATTTTCAGTGAATTTGACTAGGGTTTTATGATCATAGCCTCATAGGCCTCATTATTCCACTATTTGGCTGTTTTCATTGTGCTTCCATaagcctcttttttttttttgctgctcCTCATGGGTTGTAACTGATAGTGTCTGCTTTGGTATCAATCCCCTGGTGTCCATGATAATATCTATATTCTCCCATTCTCTGGTGATCTCTATGATTATTAGCTGTTATAATTCTATCTTGACCATCTCATGGCCTAAAACTAGGGATCGTACAAGTAGCATGGAGGATCCAGATGGGACATTGGCAAGTGTTGCAAAATGCATCGAACAGTTGCGGCAGAGTTCCTCATCTTTACAAGAGAAAGAGCATTCCTTAAGGCAATTGCTAGAACTCATTGACACACGTGAAAATGCCTTCAGTGCTGTTGGTTCTCACTCTCAGGCAGTTCCAGTTCTTGTCTCTCTTCTCCGATCTGGATCACTTGGAGTGAAGATTCAAGCTGCAACTGTTTTAGACTCACTCTGTAAGGAGAATGAACTAAGGGTTAAAGTCTTGCTTGGGGGCTGCATACCACCATTGCTCGGTCTCCTCAAGTCCAGCTCTGCAGAAGGACAAATTGCAGCAGCTAAGACCATCTATGCTGTTTCACAAGGGGGTACAAAGGATCATGTTGGATCAAAGATTTTTTCAACTGAAGGAGTTGTGACAGTGCTTTGGAAGCAGCTACAGAATGGGCTCAAGACAGGAGACTTGGTTGATAACTTATTGACTGGAGCCTTAAAAAACCTTGCAAGCAGCACAGAGGGATTTTGGTCGGCGACAGTACAGGCTGGAGGAATTGATATACTTGTAAAGTTGCTCACAACCAGACGGTCAAGCACTCAAGCTAATGTCTGCTTTCTTCTTGGGTATATGATAATGGAGGATGCATCTGTTTGTTCTAAGGTATTGGCTGCTGAAGCTACAAAAGAATTGCTTAAACTATTAGGACCTGATAATGAAGCCTCCGTTAGAGCTGAGGCTGCAGGCGTCGTTAAGTCTCTCTCTGCTCAGTGCAAAGAAACTAGACGGGAAATAGCTAGTCTCAATGGTATACCTGCTTTAATAAACGCTACTATAGCTCCTTCAAAAGAATTCATGCAAGGTGAGTATGCCCAAGCATTACAGGAGAATGCTATGTGTGCTTTGGCCAACATTTCTGGTGGTTTATCATATGTCATCTCTAGCCTCGGTCAAAGCCTTGAGTCATGTTCTTCACCTGCTCAGACTGCTGACACACTTGGGGCTTTAGCTTCAGCTTTAATGATTTATGACAGGAAAGCAGAATCCACTAGAGCATCAGATCCTCTGGGTATTGAGCAGACTTTAGTTAATCAGTTCCAACCTGGCTTACCATACCTTGTGCCAGAACGTACAATAGAAGCCCTAGCCAGTTTGTATGGGAATACTATCCTCTCaattaaacttgtgaattctgaTGCAAAAAGGTTACTTGTTGGATTGATCACCATGGCAACCAACGAAGTCCAGGAAGAGCTTATAAGAGCTCTCCTTGCTCTTTGCAACAATGAAGTCAGTCTATGGCGTGCACTTCAAGGGCGTGAAGGTGTTCAGCTGTTGATATCACTTCTTGGCCTTTCATCAGAACAACAGCAAGAATGTTCAGTTGCACTGCTTTGCCTTCTATctgatgaaaatgatgaaagtAAGTGGGCCATTACTGCTGCTGGTGGCATTCCTCCACTCGTTCAAATTCTGGAAACTGGTTCTGTGAAGGCTAAGGAAGATTCGGCATTGATCCTGAAGAATCTTTGCAATCACAGTGAAGATATACGTGCATGTGTTGAAAGTGCTGATGCTGTTCCTGCACTATTATGGCTGCTCAAGAATGGAAGCCCAAATGGGAAAGAAATTGCAGCAAAGACTTTGAACCATTTAATTCATAAATCTGATACAGCTACTATCAGCCAGCTGAGTGCATTATTAACCAGTGACCTACCGGAATCTAAAGTATATGTTTTGGATGCTTTGAGAAGTATGCTTTCAGTTGTCCCCTTCCATGATATGTTGCGTGAAGGTAGTGCTGCAAGTGATGCCATGGAGACCATGATTAAAATATTGAGTTCAACTAAGGAAGAAACTCAGGCGAAGTCTGCATCAGCTTTAGCTGGGATATTTGAATCCAGGAAGGACTTTCGTGAAAGTAAAATTGCTGTAAAAACTCTTTGGTCAGTGATGAAGCTGCTAAATGTTGAATCTGGAAACATCTTAGTAGAGTCCTGTCACTGCCTTGCTACAATATTTCTTTCAATTAAGGAGAACCGGGATGTTGCTGCCATTGCTCGAGATGCAATGACTCCCTTAGTTGCACTTGCTGACTCTTCAGTTCTTGAAGTTGCGGAGCAGGCTGTTTGTGCCCTATCAAATCTTATGTTGGATACAGAAATATCAGATACGGCAATTGCTGAACAAATTATTCTGCCTTCTACTCGGATTTTACGTGAAGGAACTCTTTCTGGGAAGACTCATGCAGCAGCAGCAATAGCACGCCTGCTCCATTCAAGACGAGTTGATTATGCCATAACTGATTGTGTGAACCGTGTTGGATCAGTTCTTGCTCTAGTTTATTTTCTAGAATCTGCCAGAGTTGGATCTGCTGCCATAGGAGAGGCACTAGATGCACTTGCTATTCTGTCTAGATCAGAAGTGGTTGGTAGTCAAATAAAACCCACATGGGCAGTTTTAGCTGACTTTCCAAAAAGCATAACTCCAATGGTTTTGACTATTTCTGATGCAACACCCTTGTTACAGGATAAAGCTATTGAGATACTGTCACGACTTTGCTGTGATCAACCAGTTGTTCTAGGAGATGCTGTTGCTAGTGCTTCTGATTGCATATCATCAATTGCTAGAAGGGTGATCAGTTCCCCTAACTTAAAGGTCAAAATCGGGGGCACTGCACTTCTGATATGTGCAGCAAAAGTTAATCACCAAAGAGTGGTGGAAGatctcaatcaatcaaattcttCTAACTATCTAATTCAATCACTTGTTGCAATGCTGGTATCTGGAGAGTCGTCCTTGGCAAATTTGCATAGTGGTGATCAGGATGCCATTAGCATCTGTAGGCATGCTAAAGAAGAAGCCAGGAATGGGGAATCAGATGCAGGCACAGCAGTTATTTCTGGTACCAATTTGGCTATATGGCTACTTTCTGTTATTGCTTGTCATAATGAAAAGAGTAAAACTGCAATAATGGAGGCTGGAGCAGTTGAAGCTGTCACCGAGAGAATCTCTAAACGATCTTCCCAATATGCTCAGGTATTTAgtctttttgtttttaattattcatttaaaatagtGTTGATAAGAATAAAATATATGGTGCATATAgtgatatataaaatttattgatatttttccTTGTCCGTCTGTCCAATTGTGGTTATGCTCCTTCTGTCCTCATTTTAGTAAAACTGTTTCCATCGTCTGGCATTGCAGATTGATTTTAAGGAAGATAACAGCATATGGATTTGTGCATTATTGCTAGCAATCTTATTTCAAGATAGAGATATCATTCGCGCGCATCCAACAATGAAATCTATACCAGTTCTGGCAAATTTAGTGAAGTCAGAGGTATCGGCGAACAGATACTTTGCTGCACAAGCATTAGCCAGTTTAGTCTGTAATGGTAGCAGAGGGACTCTTCTATCTGTTGCAAATTCAGGGGCTGCTGGTGGGCTTATCTCCTTGCTTGGCTGTG from Gossypium hirsutum isolate 1008001.06 chromosome D12, Gossypium_hirsutum_v2.1, whole genome shotgun sequence includes these protein-coding regions:
- the LOC107945523 gene encoding protein CELLULOSE SYNTHASE INTERACTIVE 1 isoform X1, whose product is MEKNGDAKLQDSELPTPHSVMKMGLRDRTSSMEDPDGTLASVAKCIEQLRQSSSSLQEKEHSLRQLLELIDTRENAFSAVGSHSQAVPVLVSLLRSGSLGVKIQAATVLDSLCKENELRVKVLLGGCIPPLLGLLKSSSAEGQIAAAKTIYAVSQGGTKDHVGSKIFSTEGVVTVLWKQLQNGLKTGDLVDNLLTGALKNLASSTEGFWSATVQAGGIDILVKLLTTRRSSTQANVCFLLGYMIMEDASVCSKVLAAEATKELLKLLGPDNEASVRAEAAGVVKSLSAQCKETRREIASLNGIPALINATIAPSKEFMQGEYAQALQENAMCALANISGGLSYVISSLGQSLESCSSPAQTADTLGALASALMIYDRKAESTRASDPLGIEQTLVNQFQPGLPYLVPERTIEALASLYGNTILSIKLVNSDAKRLLVGLITMATNEVQEELIRALLALCNNEVSLWRALQGREGVQLLISLLGLSSEQQQECSVALLCLLSDENDESKWAITAAGGIPPLVQILETGSVKAKEDSALILKNLCNHSEDIRACVESADAVPALLWLLKNGSPNGKEIAAKTLNHLIHKSDTATISQLSALLTSDLPESKVYVLDALRSMLSVVPFHDMLREGSAASDAMETMIKILSSTKEETQAKSASALAGIFESRKDFRESKIAVKTLWSVMKLLNVESGNILVESCHCLATIFLSIKENRDVAAIARDAMTPLVALADSSVLEVAEQAVCALSNLMLDTEISDTAIAEQIILPSTRILREGTLSGKTHAAAAIARLLHSRRVDYAITDCVNRVGSVLALVYFLESARVGSAAIGEALDALAILSRSEVVGSQIKPTWAVLADFPKSITPMVLTISDATPLLQDKAIEILSRLCCDQPVVLGDAVASASDCISSIARRVISSPNLKVKIGGTALLICAAKVNHQRVVEDLNQSNSSNYLIQSLVAMLVSGESSLANLHSGDQDAISICRHAKEEARNGESDAGTAVISGTNLAIWLLSVIACHNEKSKTAIMEAGAVEAVTERISKRSSQYAQIDFKEDNSIWICALLLAILFQDRDIIRAHPTMKSIPVLANLVKSEVSANRYFAAQALASLVCNGSRGTLLSVANSGAAGGLISLLGCDDVDIQELLDLSEEFALVRYPDQVALERLFRVEDIRVGAASRKAIPALVDLLKPIPDRPGAPFLALGLLTQLGKDCPSNKIVMVESGALEALTKYLSLGPQDATEEAATDLLGILFTSAEIRRHEAAFGAVSQLLAVLRLGGRAARYSAAKALESLFSADHIRNAESARQAVQPLVEIINTGMEREQHAAIAALVRLLSENPSKALAVGDVEMNAVDVICRILSSNCSMELKGDAAELCCVLFGNIRIRSTMAAARCVEPLVSLLVSEFSPAQHSVVRALDKLVDDEQLAELVAAHGAVVPLVGLLYGNNYMLHEAISRTLVKLGKDRPACKMEMVKLGVIDSILDIFHEAPDFLCAAFAELLRILTNNATITKGPSAAKLVEPLFQLLSVPEFGPDGQHSALQVLVNVLEHPQCRAGYTLTSHQAIEPLIPLLDSPAPAVQQLAAELLSHLLLEEHLQKDAVTQQVIGPLIRILGSGIHTLQQRAVKALVSIALIWPNEIAKEGGVCELSKVILQADPLLPHALWESAASVLASILQFSSEFYLEVPVAVLVRLLRSGSEGTVIGALNALLVLESDDGTSAEAMAESGAIEALLELLRSHQCEETAARLLEVLLNNVKIRETTAIKTAIVPLSQYLLDPQTQAQQARLLATLALGDLFQNETLARSADAVSACRALVNVLEDQPTEEMKVVALCALQNLVMHSRSNKRAVAEAGGVQVVLDLIGSSDPETSVQAAMFVKLLFSNHTIQEYASSETVRAITAAIEKDLWATGAVNEEYLKALNSLFSNFPRLRATEPATLSIPHLVTSLKTGSEATQEAALDALFLLRQAWSACPAEVSRAQSVAAADAIPLLQYLIQSGPPRFQEKAEFLLQCLPGTLVVIIKRGNNMKQSVGNPSVFCKLTLGNTSPRQTKVVSTGPNPEWDESFAWTFESPPKGQKLHISCKNKSKMGKSSFGKVTIQIDRVVMLGAVSGEYTLLPESKTGPSRNLEIEFQWSNKECQS